One window of Streptococcus troglodytae genomic DNA carries:
- a CDS encoding HD domain-containing protein translates to MKEKVFRDPVHNYIPVEDELIYDLINSKEFQRLRRIKQLGSSSFTFHGAEHSRFSHCLGVYYLARRVTNIFDKKYSDIWDSNESLLTMSAALLHDIGHGAYSHTFERLFETNHETITQQIILSPETEINTILRRVSPDFPDKVASVINHTYANKQVEQLISSQIDVDRMDYLLRDSYFTGASYGEFDLTRVLRVIRPIENGIAFSRDGMHAVEDYIISRYQMYMQVYFHPASRAMEVLLQNLLKRAKYLYPKEKEFFTVTSPHLIPFFENRVTLEDYLNLDDGVMNTYFQTWMQSADKILSDLASRFINRKVFKSITFDEKDLSNLEKLRKIVKDLGFDPTYYTALHLNFDLPYDVYKPDVQNPRTQIEMLQEDGSIAELSTLSPLVHTLSGTTHGDRRFYFPKEMLIKDDLFAEAKEKFSHYIKNKHFYNPRE, encoded by the coding sequence ATGAAAGAAAAAGTATTCCGAGATCCTGTTCACAATTATATACCTGTTGAAGATGAGCTCATTTATGATCTTATCAATAGCAAAGAATTTCAGCGACTGCGTCGCATTAAACAGTTAGGTTCATCTAGTTTTACCTTTCATGGTGCTGAACACAGCCGTTTTTCACACTGCCTTGGTGTTTATTATCTTGCCAGACGTGTCACCAATATTTTTGATAAAAAATACTCAGACATTTGGGATAGTAACGAATCTCTCTTAACCATGTCCGCAGCTCTTTTGCATGATATCGGACATGGAGCCTATTCGCATACTTTTGAGAGGCTGTTTGAGACGAATCACGAAACCATTACTCAGCAGATTATTTTAAGTCCTGAAACAGAGATTAATACGATTTTAAGGCGTGTCTCACCAGATTTTCCTGACAAGGTCGCTAGTGTTATTAATCATACCTATGCTAACAAACAAGTTGAACAGCTCATTTCTAGTCAAATTGATGTTGACCGTATGGATTATCTCCTGCGAGATTCTTATTTTACTGGTGCCAGCTATGGCGAATTTGATTTAACACGCGTCTTACGCGTCATTCGTCCAATTGAAAATGGTATTGCTTTTTCAAGAGATGGCATGCATGCTGTCGAAGATTATATTATCAGTCGCTATCAAATGTACATGCAGGTTTATTTTCATCCAGCTAGCCGTGCTATGGAAGTTCTCTTGCAAAATCTACTTAAACGTGCAAAATACCTTTATCCCAAAGAAAAAGAATTTTTCACTGTTACATCGCCCCATTTAATCCCTTTTTTTGAAAATAGGGTTACCCTAGAAGACTATCTTAATCTGGATGACGGTGTCATGAATACCTATTTTCAAACTTGGATGCAAAGTGCAGACAAAATCTTATCTGACCTCGCTAGCCGTTTTATCAATCGCAAAGTCTTCAAATCAATCACTTTTGATGAAAAAGACCTCTCAAATTTAGAAAAACTAAGAAAAATTGTTAAAGACCTTGGTTTTGATCCAACTTATTATACTGCTCTTCACCTTAATTTTGATCTTCCTTATGATGTCTACAAGCCAGATGTTCAAAATCCCCGCACCCAAATTGAAATGTTGCAAGAAGATGGCTCCATTGCCGAGCTGTCTACACTATCACCTCTCGTTCATACCTTATCTGGCACTACACATGGCGATCGTCGCTTCTACTTTCCCAAGGAGATGCTTATCAAAGACGATCTTTTTGCCGAAGCTAAAGAAAAGTTTTCTCACTACATCAAAAATAAGCATTTTTACAATCCAAGAGAGTGA
- the yidA gene encoding sugar-phosphatase, whose protein sequence is MSIKLVAVDIDGTLLNSKREVTPEVYTAIQDAKKAGIKVVIATGRPIAGVTDLLEKLNLKDQGDYVITFNGALVQDTATGEDLIKETLTYDDYLDIELLSRKLGVHMHAISKEGIYTANRDIGKYTVHEASLVNMPVYYRTPEEMVGKEIVKIMMIDEPEVLDTAIAQLPASLYEHYTVVKSRPFYLEIMNKKVSKGTAIIHLAEKLGLSRDETMAIGDEENDRAMLEAVGSPVVMENGIPELKKMAKYITKSNDNSGVAYAIKKWVLN, encoded by the coding sequence ATGTCAATTAAATTAGTTGCTGTCGATATTGACGGCACATTACTTAATAGTAAGCGTGAAGTAACACCTGAAGTTTACACTGCTATCCAAGATGCTAAAAAAGCCGGTATCAAGGTCGTTATTGCAACAGGACGCCCCATTGCTGGTGTAACCGATTTACTGGAAAAATTAAACCTCAAGGATCAAGGAGATTACGTGATTACTTTTAACGGTGCTTTAGTACAAGATACCGCAACTGGTGAAGATCTGATTAAAGAAACGTTAACTTATGATGATTATTTAGATATTGAATTGCTCAGTCGCAAATTAGGCGTGCACATGCATGCTATCTCTAAAGAAGGTATTTACACTGCCAATCGTGATATCGGTAAATACACTGTCCATGAAGCAAGTCTGGTTAACATGCCAGTCTATTATCGTACTCCTGAAGAAATGGTTGGTAAAGAGATTGTGAAAATAATGATGATTGACGAACCTGAAGTGTTAGATACTGCTATTGCTCAACTGCCAGCCAGCCTTTATGAACACTACACAGTTGTTAAATCAAGACCCTTTTATTTAGAAATCATGAATAAAAAAGTCAGCAAGGGCACTGCTATCATTCATTTAGCAGAAAAGTTAGGACTTAGTAGAGATGAGACAATGGCTATTGGTGATGAGGAAAATGATCGTGCTATGCTAGAAGCTGTTGGAAGCCCTGTTGTGATGGAAAATGGTATTCCTGAACTCAAAAAAATGGCTAAGTATATCACAAAATCAAACGACAACAGTGGGGTCGCCTATGCAATTAAAAAGTGGGTATTAAACTAA
- the tpiA gene encoding triose-phosphate isomerase, with protein sequence MSRKPFIAGNWKMNKNPQEAQAFVEAVASKLPSTDLVEAGIAVPAVDLTTVLAAAKGSDLKIAAQNTYFENSGAYTGETSPQVLAEIGTDYVVIGHSERRDYFHETDEDINKKAKAIFANGLLPIICCGESLETYESGKAVDFVGAQVSAALAGLSEEQVASLVIAYEPIWAIGTGKSATQDDAQKMCKAVRDVVAADFGQAVADKVRVQYGGSVKPENVAAYMACPDVDGALVGGASLDPESFLALLDFVK encoded by the coding sequence ATGTCACGTAAACCATTTATCGCTGGTAACTGGAAAATGAATAAAAATCCGCAAGAAGCCCAAGCTTTTGTGGAAGCAGTTGCTTCAAAATTACCTTCAACTGATCTTGTTGAAGCTGGAATTGCTGTTCCTGCTGTTGATTTGACAACTGTTCTTGCAGCCGCTAAAGGTTCTGATTTAAAAATTGCAGCTCAAAATACTTATTTTGAAAATTCAGGAGCTTATACTGGTGAAACAAGTCCGCAAGTTCTTGCTGAAATTGGTACAGATTATGTTGTTATTGGTCACTCGGAACGACGTGACTATTTCCATGAAACAGATGAAGATATCAATAAAAAAGCAAAAGCGATCTTTGCAAATGGCCTTTTGCCAATTATTTGTTGTGGTGAATCGCTTGAAACATACGAATCTGGTAAAGCGGTAGACTTTGTTGGTGCACAGGTTTCAGCAGCGCTTGCTGGCTTGTCAGAAGAACAGGTTGCTTCACTTGTGATTGCCTATGAACCAATCTGGGCAATCGGTACTGGTAAATCAGCTACTCAAGATGATGCTCAAAAAATGTGTAAAGCTGTTCGTGATGTTGTAGCAGCAGATTTCGGTCAAGCAGTTGCTGATAAGGTTCGTGTTCAATATGGTGGCTCTGTTAAACCTGAAAACGTGGCAGCTTATATGGCTTGTCCTGATGTTGATGGCGCTCTTGTTGGTGGTGCTTCACTCGATCCAGAAAGCTTCTTAGCTCTTCTTGACTTTGTCAAATAA
- the tuf gene encoding elongation factor Tu — MAKEKYDRSKPHVNIGTIGHVDHGKTTLTAAITTVLARRLPSAVNQPKDYSSIDAAPEERERGITINTAHVEYETEKRHYAHIDAPGHADYVKNMITGAAQMDGAILVVASTDGPMPQTREHILLSRQVGVKYLIVFMNKVDLVDDEELLELVEMEIRDLLSEYDFPGDDIPVIQGSALKALEGDTAQEDIIMELMHTVDDYIPDPERDTDKPLLLPVEDVFSITGRGTVASGRIDRGTVKVNDEVEIVGIRDDIQKAVVTGVEMFRKQLDEGIAGDNVGVLLRGIQRDEIERGQVLAKPGSIHPHTKFKGEVYILTKEEGGRHTPFFNNYRPQFYFRTTDVTGSIELPAGTEMVMPGDNVTIDVELIHPIAVEQGTTFSIREGGRTVGSGIVSEIEA, encoded by the coding sequence ATGGCAAAAGAAAAATACGATCGTAGTAAACCACACGTTAACATTGGTACTATCGGACACGTTGACCATGGTAAAACTACCTTAACTGCAGCTATCACAACTGTACTTGCACGTCGTCTTCCAAGTGCAGTAAACCAACCAAAAGATTATTCATCTATTGATGCTGCTCCTGAAGAACGCGAACGCGGTATTACTATCAATACTGCGCACGTTGAGTATGAAACTGAAAAACGTCACTATGCTCACATTGACGCTCCAGGACACGCGGACTATGTTAAAAACATGATCACTGGTGCTGCTCAAATGGATGGTGCTATCCTTGTAGTAGCTTCAACTGATGGACCAATGCCACAAACTCGCGAACACATTCTTCTTTCACGTCAAGTTGGTGTTAAATACCTCATTGTCTTCATGAATAAAGTTGATTTGGTTGACGATGAAGAATTGCTTGAATTGGTTGAAATGGAAATCCGTGATCTTCTTTCAGAATATGATTTCCCAGGTGATGATATTCCAGTTATTCAAGGTTCAGCTCTTAAAGCTCTTGAAGGCGATACTGCTCAAGAAGATATCATCATGGAATTAATGCATACTGTTGATGACTACATTCCAGATCCAGAACGTGATACTGACAAGCCGCTCCTTCTTCCAGTCGAAGATGTTTTCTCAATCACTGGTCGTGGTACTGTTGCTTCAGGACGTATTGATCGTGGTACTGTTAAAGTTAACGATGAAGTTGAAATCGTTGGTATCCGTGATGACATTCAAAAAGCTGTTGTTACTGGTGTTGAAATGTTCCGTAAACAATTGGATGAAGGTATTGCAGGGGATAATGTTGGTGTTCTCCTTCGTGGTATCCAACGTGATGAAATCGAACGTGGTCAAGTTCTTGCTAAACCAGGTTCAATTCACCCACATACTAAATTCAAAGGTGAAGTTTATATCCTTACTAAAGAAGAAGGTGGACGTCATACACCATTCTTCAATAACTATCGTCCACAATTCTACTTCCGTACAACTGACGTAACTGGTTCAATTGAGTTGCCAGCAGGTACTGAAATGGTTATGCCTGGTGATAACGTGACTATTGACGTTGAATTGATCCATCCAATCGCTGTTGAACAAGGTACTACTTTCTCTATCCGTGAAGGTGGACGTACTGTTGGTTCAGGTATCGTTTCAGAAATCGAAGCTTAA
- the ppc gene encoding phosphoenolpyruvate carboxylase, which yields MTINKLESRNDKEAIAEEITILTKLLDDATKTMVGSASFDKITLFKKLSIEEKHQELEREIEQLTNEEMVVVSRYFSILPLLINISEDVNLAYEINYQNNNDIDYLGKLSSTIELVSSQKNAQEILENVNVVPVLTAHPTQVQRKTMLDLTNHIHELLRKYRDVKAGSINKQKWYDDMRRYVELIMQTDIIREKKLKVTNEITNVMEYYNSSLIKGVTKLITEYKHLAQQKGFDLGNAKPITMGMWIGGDRDGNPFVTAETLKISALVQNEVILNYYIDKVSDLYRTFSLSTSLSTISNAVKEMADRSTDVSIYREKEPYRKAFHYIQSRLQETLIYLKNSRLEELESEGSAQILPYQSAQEFRNDLQLIKDSLLENNGSAFVTGDLTELLQAVDVFGFFLASIDMRQDSSVHETCVAELLASANIVANYSDLSEEEKIAILLKELTEDPRILSATHVEKSEVLQKELAIFRTARKLKDALGEDVIKQHIISHTESISDMFELAIMLKEVGLVDTDKARVQIVPLFETIEDLDNSREIMRQYLNYDIVKKWIAANHNYQEIMLGYSDSNKDGGYLSSGWALYKAQNELTEIGSDNGVKITFFHGRGGTVGRGGGPSYEAITSQPFGSIKDRIRLTEQGEVIGNKYGNKDVAYYNLEMLVSATLDRMVTRRIVNSDNLVNYRLIMDEIVADSNLIYRDLVFGNEHFYDYFFAASPIREVSSLNIGSRPAARKTITEISGLRAIPWVFSWSQNRIMLPGWYGVGSAFKHFIDKDEKNLAKLQEMYQSWPFFHSLLSNVDMVLSKSNMNIAFEYAKLCQDEETKEVFATILDEWQLTKNIILAIESHKQLLEDNSYLKASLDYRLPYFNVLNYIQIELIKRQRRGELGENLENLIHITINGVATGLRNSG from the coding sequence GTGACAATCAATAAACTAGAAAGTAGAAATGATAAAGAAGCAATTGCTGAGGAGATTACTATTCTTACCAAACTACTGGACGATGCTACCAAAACAATGGTTGGCAGTGCTAGCTTTGATAAGATTACTCTCTTTAAAAAATTATCAATTGAAGAGAAGCATCAAGAGTTAGAACGTGAAATTGAGCAGTTAACAAATGAAGAAATGGTCGTTGTTTCTCGTTATTTCTCCATTTTACCACTTCTTATCAATATTTCTGAAGATGTTAATTTAGCTTATGAAATCAACTATCAAAACAATAATGATATTGATTATTTAGGGAAATTATCATCCACTATTGAACTTGTTTCTAGTCAAAAAAATGCTCAAGAAATTCTGGAAAATGTTAATGTCGTCCCTGTTCTAACAGCGCATCCAACTCAAGTGCAACGAAAAACGATGCTGGATTTAACTAATCATATTCATGAACTTTTGCGTAAGTATCGTGATGTTAAAGCTGGTTCTATTAACAAGCAAAAATGGTATGACGATATGCGCCGTTATGTTGAGCTCATTATGCAAACAGATATTATTCGTGAAAAGAAATTAAAAGTCACTAATGAAATTACCAATGTCATGGAATACTATAATTCCTCTCTGATTAAGGGCGTTACTAAATTAATTACAGAATACAAGCACTTGGCTCAGCAAAAAGGATTTGATTTAGGAAATGCTAAACCAATTACGATGGGGATGTGGATTGGTGGTGACCGTGATGGGAATCCTTTCGTCACTGCTGAAACTCTGAAAATATCAGCTCTGGTGCAAAATGAAGTGATTTTAAATTATTATATTGACAAAGTTTCAGATCTTTATCGAACATTTTCTCTTTCAACCAGCCTTTCTACTATTAGTAATGCAGTCAAAGAGATGGCAGATCGATCAACAGATGTTTCGATTTACCGAGAAAAAGAACCCTATCGTAAGGCTTTTCATTATATTCAATCAAGATTGCAAGAAACTCTTATTTATTTAAAAAATAGCCGTTTGGAAGAGTTGGAGTCTGAAGGTAGTGCTCAAATCCTTCCTTATCAATCAGCGCAAGAGTTTAGAAATGATTTGCAACTCATCAAAGATTCTCTTTTAGAAAATAACGGTTCTGCTTTTGTTACGGGTGATTTAACAGAATTATTGCAAGCAGTTGATGTTTTTGGCTTCTTTTTAGCTTCTATTGATATGCGACAGGATTCTAGTGTTCACGAAACCTGTGTAGCAGAACTGTTAGCTTCAGCCAATATTGTTGCTAACTATAGCGACTTATCTGAAGAAGAAAAGATTGCTATTCTTCTCAAAGAATTGACTGAAGATCCTCGGATACTGTCTGCAACGCATGTTGAAAAATCGGAAGTATTGCAAAAAGAATTAGCTATTTTCAGAACAGCTAGAAAATTGAAGGATGCTCTGGGAGAAGATGTGATTAAACAACATATCATTTCACATACAGAAAGCATTTCTGATATGTTTGAATTAGCCATCATGCTCAAAGAAGTCGGCTTGGTTGATACAGATAAGGCGCGTGTGCAAATTGTTCCTTTATTTGAGACCATTGAAGACTTGGATAATTCTCGCGAAATCATGAGACAGTATCTCAATTATGATATTGTTAAAAAATGGATTGCAGCCAATCATAATTATCAGGAAATTATGTTGGGTTACTCAGATTCTAACAAGGATGGCGGTTATTTATCGTCTGGCTGGGCGCTCTACAAGGCCCAAAATGAATTGACAGAAATTGGTTCTGATAATGGTGTCAAAATCACCTTTTTCCATGGACGCGGCGGTACTGTTGGACGTGGCGGCGGGCCATCTTATGAAGCTATTACATCACAGCCATTTGGTTCCATCAAGGATCGGATTCGTTTAACGGAACAAGGTGAGGTTATTGGTAATAAATATGGCAATAAGGATGTTGCTTATTACAACCTAGAAATGCTGGTTTCAGCAACTCTTGATCGCATGGTGACAAGAAGGATTGTCAATTCAGATAACTTAGTCAATTATCGTTTAATCATGGATGAAATTGTTGCTGACAGCAATCTCATTTATCGTGATTTAGTTTTCGGAAACGAACATTTCTATGATTATTTCTTCGCAGCTAGTCCAATTCGCGAAGTTTCAAGCTTGAATATTGGCTCCCGTCCGGCAGCTCGTAAGACGATTACAGAGATCAGCGGTTTACGCGCCATTCCTTGGGTATTCTCATGGTCTCAAAATCGCATCATGCTTCCAGGATGGTACGGTGTCGGTTCAGCCTTTAAACATTTTATAGATAAGGATGAAAAGAATTTGGCTAAATTGCAGGAAATGTATCAATCATGGCCTTTCTTCCATTCGTTGTTATCAAATGTTGATATGGTTTTATCCAAATCAAATATGAATATTGCCTTTGAATATGCTAAATTATGTCAGGATGAAGAAACAAAAGAAGTCTTTGCAACTATTTTGGATGAATGGCAATTAACCAAAAATATTATTCTAGCAATTGAAAGTCACAAACAGCTTTTAGAAGATAATAGTTATTTGAAAGCTAGTCTTGATTATCGTTTACCTTACTTCAATGTTTTAAATTATATTCAAATTGAGTTAATTAAACGTCAGCGCCGTGGTGAATTAGGTGAGAATTTAGAAAACCTGATTCACATTACTATTAATGGTGTCGCAACTGGCTTACGAAATTCAGGTTAA
- a CDS encoding ECF transporter S component, with protein MEKKTLKQISRIAILSALAIVLRLAFSALPNIQPITAIFLVCAVFYGFWESFLIMAVTMLITSFLLGFGPWVLGQLISFGLVICLWKFCLYPMTKLFRFGNVNELGLQSVLAGLMGIVYGILIDTYSALLFSTPILAYIIAGMTFNLAHAISTLFFYPIILSIFRRLSSHAKNN; from the coding sequence ATGGAGAAGAAAACCTTAAAGCAAATTAGCCGTATTGCTATTTTATCAGCTTTAGCCATTGTTTTGCGACTTGCCTTTTCAGCTTTGCCCAATATTCAGCCTATCACTGCTATCTTTCTAGTATGTGCCGTTTTTTATGGTTTTTGGGAAAGTTTTTTAATCATGGCTGTAACCATGTTGATTACAAGTTTTTTGCTGGGGTTCGGTCCTTGGGTCTTGGGGCAACTTATCAGCTTTGGTCTAGTTATTTGCCTTTGGAAATTTTGCCTTTATCCTATGACAAAACTTTTTCGATTTGGTAATGTTAATGAGCTTGGTCTGCAGTCTGTTTTGGCAGGGTTAATGGGAATTGTATATGGTATCTTGATTGATACTTATTCTGCTCTCTTATTTTCTACTCCAATTTTAGCCTATATCATAGCAGGAATGACTTTTAATTTAGCTCATGCTATCTCGACTTTGTTCTTTTACCCAATTATATTATCAATCTTTAGGAGGTTATCGTCTCATGCGAAAAATAATTAA
- the thiT gene encoding energy-coupled thiamine transporter ThiT has product MSKNAVILVETALIAALAMALSMIPDFASWFTPSFGAIPLVLFALRRGSKFGVLAGFLWGLLHFLLAKVYYLALSQVFLEYILAFFCMGLAGITKQPFQAALKNGNKPKALIFATLGAFIAIFTRYICHYIAGFLFWGSYAPKGMSPFWYSFTVNGSAGLLTFLVVILILMFLVPSQPQLFLPAEKKNI; this is encoded by the coding sequence ATGTCTAAAAATGCTGTTATCCTAGTTGAAACCGCTCTAATTGCCGCCTTAGCTATGGCTCTTTCAATGATACCTGACTTTGCAAGTTGGTTTACACCCTCTTTTGGAGCTATTCCTCTCGTCTTATTCGCCTTAAGAAGAGGAAGTAAATTTGGAGTGTTAGCAGGCTTCCTTTGGGGATTACTGCATTTTCTTTTAGCAAAAGTTTATTATCTAGCGCTTTCACAAGTGTTTCTTGAATACATCTTAGCTTTCTTCTGTATGGGGCTGGCAGGTATAACTAAACAACCCTTTCAAGCGGCCTTGAAAAACGGAAATAAGCCGAAAGCCTTGATCTTTGCCACACTAGGTGCATTCATAGCTATCTTCACCAGATATATCTGTCATTATATTGCAGGTTTCCTTTTTTGGGGAAGTTATGCACCCAAAGGAATGTCCCCTTTTTGGTACTCTTTCACTGTTAATGGCAGTGCTGGCTTGCTTACTTTCTTAGTTGTTATTCTTATCCTTATGTTTTTAGTTCCAAGCCAGCCACAACTCTTTTTGCCAGCTGAAAAGAAGAACATATAA
- a CDS encoding peptidoglycan recognition protein family protein produces MIIVSLLLLLGFSGFLYQHRFHVSNSYEITQTATIIPTSPVTLYCHLFDFNTDKLKQTTTVQVTGYRLTHLRGKTMTLAKVKLRGHTYYLDAKHLQIQHTNAINQYIASLNYPHTEITKNIYHQFAQKSYLGTSGKPKGIIIHDTGNDSSSIQSEVTYMEKNYKSSGVFVHSFLDKNNILQIADDSYMAQGAGPKGNPYYLQFEMTHEHNKDDFARQTANAAYYTAFMLKKYKLPVTLGQKDTSGTVWTHQMVSSYLGGTNHQDPDDYWAQAAADFFASSYSIKNFLDLIQAYYNQL; encoded by the coding sequence ATGATAATCGTTTCTTTGCTTCTCCTACTTGGATTCAGCGGCTTTCTTTACCAACATCGTTTTCATGTTTCCAATTCTTATGAAATAACACAAACAGCTACAATTATACCAACATCACCAGTAACACTCTATTGCCATTTATTTGATTTTAATACAGATAAATTGAAACAAACTACTACAGTGCAAGTGACAGGCTATCGTTTAACACATCTAAGAGGAAAAACAATGACTTTAGCCAAGGTAAAATTAAGGGGACACACTTACTACCTTGATGCTAAACATCTTCAGATTCAACATACAAATGCAATCAATCAGTATATTGCCAGTTTAAACTACCCTCATACCGAAATAACCAAAAATATCTATCATCAGTTTGCCCAAAAATCTTATTTGGGAACAAGTGGTAAACCAAAGGGTATTATTATTCATGATACTGGAAATGACAGTTCTTCTATCCAAAGTGAAGTAACCTATATGGAAAAAAATTATAAATCATCTGGGGTATTTGTTCATAGCTTCCTTGATAAAAATAATATTTTACAAATTGCTGATGACAGTTATATGGCTCAGGGGGCTGGTCCCAAGGGAAATCCTTATTATTTACAATTTGAAATGACACATGAGCACAATAAGGATGATTTTGCTAGACAAACAGCTAATGCAGCCTACTATACAGCTTTTATGCTTAAAAAATATAAATTGCCTGTCACTTTAGGGCAAAAAGATACATCAGGAACAGTCTGGACACATCAAATGGTTTCTTCTTATCTTGGTGGAACTAATCATCAAGATCCTGATGATTATTGGGCACAGGCTGCAGCAGATTTTTTTGCTAGCTCTTATTCTATTAAAAATTTTTTAGACTTAATTCAGGCCTACTATAATCAACTTTAA
- a CDS encoding DUF368 domain-containing protein, with protein sequence MISWLTRLIKGVIIALGFILPGVSGGVLASILGLYERIISFLAHLSKDFVKNVLFFIPVGIGGILGIALFSAPLEYLLKHYQVPVLWAFTGTIVGTLPTLFSESTQKSRRDSKDWIWLLGTFMISGLLLFFLNDLVGTIPANFVSFILAGALIALGVLVPGLSPSNLLLIMGLYAPMLTGFKNLDLVGVFLPIAMGGAATMLLFSKAMDYALNHYHSRVYHFILGLVLSSTLLIIIPNPRNAESISYAGRGFTTFLMAALFLIAGIALGAWMSKLEEKYK encoded by the coding sequence ATGATTTCTTGGTTAACAAGATTGATCAAAGGTGTTATCATTGCTCTTGGATTTATTTTACCCGGTGTATCAGGCGGTGTTTTAGCATCTATCTTAGGATTGTATGAACGCATTATTTCATTTTTAGCACATTTGTCAAAAGATTTTGTTAAAAATGTTCTCTTTTTTATTCCTGTTGGAATTGGTGGTATTTTAGGTATCGCTCTTTTTTCAGCTCCCTTGGAATATCTGCTGAAACATTACCAAGTTCCTGTTCTGTGGGCTTTTACAGGAACAATCGTCGGAACCTTACCAACCTTATTTTCTGAATCAACGCAAAAATCCAGACGTGATAGTAAGGATTGGATTTGGTTGCTGGGAACCTTTATGATCTCCGGTCTCCTGCTTTTCTTTTTAAATGATTTAGTTGGTACAATTCCTGCTAACTTTGTTAGCTTTATTCTTGCTGGTGCTTTGATTGCTTTAGGTGTGTTGGTTCCAGGACTTAGCCCATCTAATCTCCTTTTAATTATGGGACTTTATGCCCCTATGTTAACAGGCTTTAAGAACCTTGATTTAGTAGGAGTTTTTCTGCCAATTGCTATGGGTGGTGCTGCTACCATGCTACTTTTTTCAAAGGCCATGGATTATGCTCTCAATCACTACCATTCACGCGTTTATCACTTTATCCTGGGACTTGTTCTTTCGAGTACCCTCTTAATCATTATTCCAAATCCTAGAAATGCCGAAAGTATCTCTTATGCTGGCAGGGGTTTTACAACCTTTTTAATGGCTGCTCTGTTCCTTATAGCAGGTATTGCTCTTGGAGCTTGGATGAGTAAACTTGAGGAAAAATACAAATGA
- a CDS encoding aminoacyl-tRNA deacylase, which produces MSKKKKLKKTLVDQILDKAKIRHDSLALNALEGDLPEDIQKEDIFKTLALIGDKTGPLIGIIPITEHLSEKKLAKVSANKKVTMIPQKELQKITGYVHGANNPVGIRQKHHFPIFIDSIALEKGQIIVSAGEIGRSIRINSQVLADFVEAQFADLKE; this is translated from the coding sequence ATGAGCAAGAAAAAGAAATTAAAGAAAACCTTGGTTGATCAAATTTTAGATAAGGCCAAGATTAGGCACGATAGCTTAGCACTCAATGCCTTGGAAGGCGATTTGCCAGAAGATATCCAAAAGGAGGATATTTTTAAAACACTGGCACTAATTGGCGATAAAACTGGACCACTTATTGGAATTATTCCCATAACAGAGCATCTTTCTGAAAAGAAATTAGCCAAAGTATCTGCAAATAAAAAAGTTACCATGATTCCCCAAAAAGAACTCCAAAAAATAACAGGCTATGTTCATGGTGCTAATAATCCTGTTGGTATTAGACAAAAGCATCATTTCCCAATTTTTATTGATTCTATAGCTTTAGAAAAGGGACAAATCATTGTATCAGCAGGTGAGATAGGACGTTCCATTCGTATCAACAGCCAAGTTTTAGCTGACTTTGTTGAAGCTCAATTTGCTGATTTAAAGGAGTGA
- a CDS encoding YccF domain-containing protein: protein MRLLGNIVWFLCAGLLSFIGWSLAGIILCLTVILIPFGLQCFKIAGFGLFPFGKSISPSSNVSSLILNIIWILVIGWELAVIHLASAFLLCITIIGIPFALQSIKMAGISLFPFGITIIKEV from the coding sequence ATGCGTTTATTAGGAAATATTGTTTGGTTTTTATGTGCTGGGTTATTATCTTTTATCGGTTGGTCTCTAGCGGGAATTATTCTTTGTCTGACTGTTATTCTCATTCCTTTTGGGCTTCAATGTTTTAAGATTGCAGGTTTTGGACTCTTTCCTTTTGGAAAATCGATTTCCCCTTCCAGTAATGTTTCCAGCCTTATTTTAAATATCATCTGGATTTTAGTCATTGGTTGGGAATTGGCGGTGATACACTTAGCGTCTGCTTTCCTCCTTTGTATTACTATTATAGGAATTCCCTTTGCATTACAGTCTATCAAGATGGCTGGCATCAGTCTTTTTCCTTTTGGTATAACAATTATAAAAGAGGTATAA